In Victivallis lenta, the following proteins share a genomic window:
- a CDS encoding L-rhamnose isomerase — translation MMDHTEEIYRSAREIYAGYGVDTEEALRKLDAIPLSVHAWQGDDVKGFEAAGHALTGGCQVTGNYPGYARNAEELRGDLDVALALIPGKHRVCLQGHQIDRALPGIDRDAFTIRQFSCWLDWARQKGIGMDIAPAFYSHPLLDHGLSLSHPDAGIRRFWIDHAKAIRRIAAEFGRALGTPAVCNEWAPDGFKDIPADRLAPRERLRESLDEIFAETIDESLVLDAVESKLFGIGAESYTVGSHDFYLSYAAKSGKLICLDSGHFHPTESIGDKLSAITAMQGRILLHVSRGVRWDSDHVLVLNDELLSIARETVRCLAAGAQIHIGLDYFDASINRIAAWVVGARNMQKALLCGLLEPFERIRACETDWDFSGRLALGEEARTLPWGAVWNYYCLTRGVPPDAGFMNDIRSYEQEVTLLRG, via the coding sequence ATCATGGACCACACGGAAGAGATTTACCGTTCCGCCCGGGAGATTTATGCCGGATACGGAGTCGACACGGAAGAGGCTTTGCGGAAGCTTGACGCGATTCCGCTCTCCGTCCACGCCTGGCAGGGCGACGACGTGAAGGGATTCGAAGCGGCCGGGCATGCGCTGACCGGCGGCTGCCAGGTCACCGGGAACTATCCGGGCTATGCCCGGAACGCCGAAGAGCTGCGAGGCGACCTCGATGTCGCCCTCGCGCTGATTCCGGGGAAACACCGGGTCTGCCTGCAGGGGCACCAGATCGACCGCGCCCTCCCGGGAATCGACCGCGATGCATTCACGATCCGGCAGTTCTCCTGCTGGCTCGACTGGGCGAGGCAGAAGGGGATCGGCATGGACATCGCTCCGGCCTTCTACTCGCACCCGCTGCTTGACCACGGGCTTTCGCTGTCGCACCCGGATGCCGGAATCCGCCGTTTCTGGATCGATCACGCCAAAGCGATCCGGCGCATCGCGGCCGAGTTCGGCCGGGCGCTCGGTACGCCTGCGGTCTGCAACGAGTGGGCGCCGGACGGATTCAAAGACATTCCGGCCGACCGTCTTGCGCCGCGCGAACGGCTGCGGGAATCCCTCGACGAAATCTTTGCGGAGACGATCGACGAATCCCTCGTCCTCGACGCGGTCGAATCGAAACTCTTCGGCATCGGCGCGGAGTCGTACACGGTCGGATCGCACGATTTTTATCTGAGCTATGCCGCGAAGTCCGGCAAGCTGATCTGTCTCGATTCCGGCCATTTCCACCCGACCGAGTCGATCGGCGACAAGCTCTCGGCCATCACCGCCATGCAGGGGCGGATTCTGCTGCACGTGAGTCGCGGCGTCCGCTGGGACAGCGATCACGTGCTGGTGCTGAACGATGAACTGCTTTCGATCGCCCGGGAAACGGTGCGCTGCCTTGCGGCAGGGGCTCAGATCCATATCGGGCTCGACTATTTCGACGCGAGCATCAACCGTATCGCGGCCTGGGTCGTCGGCGCGCGGAATATGCAGAAAGCGCTGCTCTGCGGGCTCCTGGAGCCGTTCGAACGCATCCGGGCCTGCGAGACGGACTGGGATTTTTCGGGCCGCCTCGCGCTCGGGGAGGAGGCCAGAACGCTGCCGTGGGGCGCCGTCTGGAACTACTACTGCCTGACCCGCGGCGTTCCGCCGGACGCGGGGTTCATGAACGATATCCGCAGCTACGAGCAGGAAGTGACCCTGCTGCGCGGGTGA
- a CDS encoding ArnT family glycosyltransferase has protein sequence MPDSAARVRRFVRENRVLLTLLAAGLLLRLAVALPGLCGDAETCFSRPDTPGYLGPARALAAEGSYLDCPGGEPNCGRAPGFPFFASLVFRLFGPENAAALAVTLLLAGALIPLAVYWAGTVWFDRRTALWGCGFTVLNLTMIAQAPMLLSDTLFGLIAALMFGCFGKFHRKSDPRWFVLTLFLAGVGALIRPINSVWVLPALFLIAVRPGLGWKQKLAGGVAGLAAFLLVLLPWMGRNAALGAGWSIDTNTGAMYHQNGAMILARVNRSSFEEEKAKILAELETEFADAEKYPDRKSRSSYRLKKFRELIFAHPLVWLPQHFRPHILLPDAPTFFEILGVTSAGRGTMDVMQKEGVSAAVRFYFGDRLWVLIPVIPLLCVTLAMYALALWKLIVWAVNLRREWYWIFLFLAFVEYYFFLPGPITAPRYQLPALPFLALMAALQLQAAASGLRRSKQAPARIGD, from the coding sequence ATGCCCGACTCCGCCGCCCGCGTCCGTCGTTTCGTGCGGGAGAACCGCGTCCTTCTGACTCTGCTCGCCGCGGGGCTTCTGCTGCGGCTGGCGGTCGCCCTGCCGGGGCTCTGCGGCGATGCCGAAACGTGTTTTTCGCGTCCGGATACGCCGGGCTACCTCGGCCCGGCCCGCGCGCTCGCCGCCGAAGGGAGCTACCTCGACTGTCCGGGCGGCGAACCGAATTGCGGGCGGGCGCCGGGCTTCCCGTTCTTCGCGTCGCTGGTGTTCCGGCTTTTCGGGCCGGAGAACGCGGCGGCGCTGGCCGTGACGCTGCTGCTGGCCGGGGCGCTGATTCCGCTGGCGGTCTACTGGGCCGGAACCGTCTGGTTCGACCGGCGGACGGCGCTGTGGGGCTGCGGCTTCACGGTGCTGAACCTGACCATGATCGCCCAGGCGCCGATGCTGCTCTCCGACACGCTGTTCGGACTGATCGCCGCGCTCATGTTCGGCTGTTTCGGGAAGTTTCACCGGAAAAGCGATCCGCGCTGGTTCGTCCTGACGCTGTTCCTGGCCGGAGTCGGGGCCCTGATCCGGCCGATCAACTCGGTCTGGGTGCTGCCGGCGCTCTTCCTGATCGCCGTCCGGCCGGGGCTCGGCTGGAAACAGAAGCTGGCCGGCGGAGTTGCCGGGCTCGCGGCGTTCCTGCTCGTGCTGCTGCCGTGGATGGGGCGCAACGCGGCCCTCGGCGCGGGGTGGTCGATCGATACGAACACCGGCGCAATGTATCATCAGAACGGCGCGATGATTCTCGCCCGGGTCAACCGTTCGAGCTTCGAGGAGGAAAAGGCGAAGATTCTCGCGGAACTCGAAACGGAATTCGCCGATGCGGAGAAATATCCGGACCGGAAGAGCCGGAGCAGCTATCGGCTCAAGAAATTCCGCGAGCTGATTTTCGCGCATCCGCTGGTCTGGCTGCCGCAGCACTTCCGGCCGCACATCCTGCTGCCGGACGCGCCGACTTTCTTCGAAATCCTCGGGGTGACGAGCGCGGGACGCGGCACGATGGACGTCATGCAGAAAGAGGGAGTGTCTGCGGCGGTCCGTTTCTACTTCGGAGACAGGCTCTGGGTGCTGATTCCGGTGATTCCGCTGCTCTGCGTCACGCTGGCGATGTACGCGCTGGCGCTGTGGAAGCTGATCGTCTGGGCGGTGAACCTGCGCCGGGAGTGGTACTGGATTTTTCTCTTCCTTGCATTTGTCGAGTATTACTTCTTCCTGCCGGGGCCGATTACGGCGCCGCGCTACCAGCTGCCGGCGCTGCCGTTCCTCGCGCTGATGGCGGCGCTGCAGCTTCAGGCCGCCGCCTCCGGGCTGCGCCGCTCGAAGCAGGCGCCGGCCCGGATCGGAGACTGA
- a CDS encoding TaqI-like C-terminal specificity domain-containing protein — translation MSETDELPEHATPAADTAAGRLLPLREAAARLHVSTATLRNWIRLGVLLPDRERPYRFRVEAVAAFRREKRSESGARLTSRANKSRSTVRRFRGPCREAAAVFRSLRPGLECAMYTAALKRLEAAGEIELDGIRPVCFLRESVRTVLENWRRRLRQEPGERALRFFEALPAMDGEESLGELHQALTSIGHRAVRGAYYTATGLADDALRFGAGAGRFLDPCCGSGHYLVRAASVLKLGPDRIYGIECDPVAAELARINLLLAFPFDEFTPHIFRGDALAGRILREAYGSFDLVATNPPWGAVRSGREESFALFIRQALRFLGPEGRLSFLLPEAVLNIRAHAPLRRMLFEECRIESVTLLGRCFTGVFTPVVRLDAVNAPPGDGHRFPVVHPDGARELHRQEPGCRDCAIETGISAADRALLDKIDACPHLTLAGNAEWALGIVTGDNAKLLATAPEPGAEPILRGCDIRPNRLKTPQRYLRPGKLQQAAPKRLYRTKPKLVYRFIANRPVCAVDPDGFLTLNSANLLIPHLPGWPAELAARYLNSRLAGYIFMKRFATCKVLRKDLELLPFPPLAAGEADGLMRLGEEELEERFFDKFGLAAEERALIFRVFQ, via the coding sequence GTGAGCGAAACGGACGAATTGCCGGAACATGCGACACCGGCCGCCGATACGGCGGCCGGCAGGCTTCTGCCGCTGCGCGAAGCGGCGGCCCGTCTTCATGTGTCGACCGCCACGCTCCGCAACTGGATTCGTCTCGGCGTGCTGCTGCCGGACCGGGAGAGGCCGTACCGGTTCCGGGTGGAGGCCGTTGCCGCATTCCGCCGGGAAAAGCGGTCGGAAAGCGGCGCCCGGCTGACCAGCCGGGCGAACAAAAGCCGTTCGACGGTCCGCCGTTTCCGCGGCCCCTGCCGGGAAGCGGCGGCTGTTTTCCGTTCGCTGCGGCCGGGGCTCGAGTGCGCGATGTACACGGCCGCGCTGAAGCGCCTCGAAGCGGCGGGGGAGATTGAGCTCGACGGCATACGACCGGTCTGTTTTCTGCGGGAATCGGTGCGGACCGTACTGGAGAACTGGCGGAGGCGACTGCGGCAGGAGCCCGGAGAGCGGGCTTTGCGTTTTTTCGAAGCGCTGCCGGCGATGGACGGCGAAGAGTCGCTGGGCGAGCTGCACCAGGCGCTGACTTCCATCGGGCATCGCGCCGTCCGGGGAGCCTACTACACGGCGACCGGCCTGGCCGACGATGCGCTGCGGTTCGGAGCCGGTGCGGGCCGGTTTCTCGATCCGTGCTGCGGCAGCGGTCATTACCTGGTCCGGGCGGCGAGTGTGCTGAAACTGGGGCCGGACCGGATCTACGGCATCGAGTGCGATCCGGTCGCGGCGGAGCTGGCGCGGATCAATCTCCTGCTGGCATTTCCGTTCGACGAATTCACTCCGCATATTTTCCGGGGGGACGCGCTCGCCGGGCGGATTCTGCGGGAGGCGTACGGCTCGTTCGACCTGGTGGCGACCAATCCGCCGTGGGGGGCGGTCCGGAGCGGACGGGAGGAAAGCTTTGCGCTGTTCATCCGGCAGGCGCTGCGTTTTCTCGGCCCGGAGGGCAGGCTGTCGTTTCTCCTGCCGGAAGCGGTGCTGAATATCCGGGCGCACGCTCCGCTGCGGCGCATGCTTTTCGAAGAGTGCCGGATCGAATCCGTCACTCTGCTCGGCCGCTGCTTTACGGGTGTCTTTACGCCGGTCGTCCGCCTCGACGCGGTCAATGCGCCGCCCGGAGACGGACACCGGTTCCCGGTCGTCCATCCGGACGGTGCGCGCGAACTGCACCGCCAGGAGCCAGGATGCCGCGACTGCGCCATCGAGACCGGAATTTCGGCGGCCGACCGCGCGCTGCTCGATAAGATCGACGCCTGTCCGCATCTGACGCTCGCCGGCAACGCGGAGTGGGCGCTCGGCATTGTGACCGGCGATAACGCGAAACTGCTCGCCACCGCGCCGGAGCCGGGGGCGGAACCGATTCTGCGCGGCTGCGACATCCGGCCGAACCGGCTGAAGACGCCGCAGCGCTATCTGCGGCCCGGCAAACTTCAGCAGGCGGCACCGAAGCGGCTTTACCGGACAAAACCGAAGCTGGTGTACCGCTTTATTGCGAACCGCCCGGTCTGCGCCGTGGACCCGGACGGATTCCTGACGCTGAACAGCGCGAATCTGCTGATTCCGCATCTTCCGGGCTGGCCGGCGGAGCTGGCGGCGCGGTATCTGAATTCCCGCCTGGCCGGTTATATTTTCATGAAACGGTTTGCAACCTGCAAGGTGCTGCGGAAAGATCTCGAACTGTTGCCGTTTCCGCCGCTTGCCGCGGGGGAGGCCGACGGACTCATGCGGCTGGGGGAAGAGGAGCTGGAAGAGCGGTTCTTCGATAAATTCGGCCTCGCGGCGGAAGAGCGGGCGCTCATTTTCCGTGTTTTTCAATAG
- a CDS encoding phosphoglycerate kinase produces the protein MNKKTLRDVDLKGKRVVMRVDFNVPIKEGVIKDDTRIKGALASIKYVLENGGSLVLMSHLGRPAEKGYEADFSLKPVAEYLSKMLGKPVVFAADCANADKEVAAMKPGDIVMLENTRFYAEEQGKVKKKEGMTDDEYKAKKAEMKEKQLKLAEKLASYGDIYCNDAFGTAHRAHASTAVITKFLKPAVAGFLMEKEIAYLGSAVENPVRPFVAILGGAKVSDKLAVVKNLLTKVNTLIIGGGMAYTFLKAQGHDVGNSLCELDQLEYAKEMIEKAKELNVSFLLPVDNVAADKFDAEANTQIVGDDIPAGWMALDIGPKTTELYANAIKSAKTVVWNGPMGCFEMPKFANGTFGVCKAVAEVAANGGVSIIGGGDSVSAVNKSGLADKMSHISTGGGASLEYLEGKELPGVVALTDK, from the coding sequence ATGAACAAGAAAACGCTTCGCGACGTCGATCTCAAGGGCAAGCGCGTAGTCATGCGCGTTGACTTCAATGTGCCGATCAAGGAAGGGGTCATCAAGGACGACACCCGCATCAAGGGCGCGCTCGCGTCGATCAAGTACGTGCTTGAAAACGGCGGCAGCCTCGTGCTGATGAGCCACCTCGGCCGGCCGGCCGAGAAGGGCTACGAAGCTGATTTCAGCCTGAAGCCGGTGGCGGAATACCTTTCGAAGATGCTCGGCAAGCCGGTCGTCTTCGCCGCCGACTGCGCGAATGCCGACAAAGAGGTCGCCGCCATGAAGCCGGGCGACATCGTCATGCTTGAGAACACCCGCTTCTACGCCGAAGAGCAGGGCAAGGTCAAGAAGAAGGAAGGCATGACCGATGACGAGTACAAGGCGAAGAAGGCCGAGATGAAGGAAAAGCAGCTCAAGCTCGCCGAAAAGCTCGCTTCCTACGGCGACATCTACTGCAACGATGCGTTCGGCACGGCCCACCGCGCCCACGCTTCGACTGCGGTCATCACGAAATTCCTGAAGCCGGCGGTCGCCGGTTTCCTGATGGAGAAGGAGATCGCCTACCTCGGCAGCGCGGTCGAGAATCCGGTCCGTCCGTTCGTTGCGATCCTCGGCGGCGCGAAGGTCTCCGACAAGCTCGCCGTGGTCAAGAACCTGCTGACCAAGGTCAACACGCTCATCATCGGCGGCGGCATGGCCTACACCTTCCTGAAGGCGCAGGGGCATGATGTCGGCAATTCGCTTTGCGAGCTCGACCAGCTTGAGTATGCGAAGGAAATGATCGAGAAGGCGAAGGAGCTGAATGTCAGCTTCCTGCTGCCGGTCGACAACGTCGCGGCCGACAAGTTCGACGCCGAAGCGAATACGCAGATCGTCGGCGACGATATCCCGGCCGGCTGGATGGCGCTCGATATCGGCCCGAAGACCACCGAGCTCTACGCGAATGCGATCAAGAGCGCGAAGACCGTGGTCTGGAACGGACCGATGGGCTGCTTCGAGATGCCGAAATTCGCGAACGGCACCTTCGGCGTCTGCAAGGCGGTCGCCGAGGTCGCGGCCAACGGCGGTGTTTCGATCATCGGCGGCGGCGACAGCGTTTCGGCCGTGAACAAATCCGGCCTGGCGGACAAGATGAGCCACATTTCCACCGGCGGCGGCGCTTCCCTCGAATATCTCGAGGGCAAGGAGCTCCCGGGCGTGGTTGCGCTCACCGACAAGTAA
- the lepB gene encoding signal peptidase I, whose protein sequence is MMDKKKKRLLILAAFGVLLIGAAAFSPYRLIIVSGESMSPTYHSGRLLLGRKQLFCRNIPFRRGEVVLFRHENETCLKRIYALPGDEVVIFRLDEGFNLLVQTADYIRYYRLAEEIGQARIDRFEVPEGELFLLGDAPQISLDSRDFGPVPQSAVIARIPAER, encoded by the coding sequence ATGATGGACAAAAAGAAAAAACGGCTGCTGATCCTGGCCGCCTTCGGAGTGCTGCTGATCGGCGCGGCGGCATTCTCTCCCTACCGTCTGATCATTGTAAGCGGGGAGTCGATGTCGCCGACCTACCATTCCGGCCGGCTGCTGCTCGGGCGGAAACAACTGTTCTGCCGGAACATCCCGTTCCGGCGGGGAGAGGTCGTGCTCTTCCGGCACGAAAACGAGACCTGCCTGAAGCGCATCTACGCGCTGCCGGGGGACGAAGTCGTGATCTTCCGGCTGGACGAAGGGTTCAATCTGCTGGTGCAGACAGCGGACTATATCCGCTATTACCGGCTGGCGGAGGAGATCGGCCAGGCGCGAATTGACCGCTTCGAGGTTCCGGAGGGTGAACTTTTCCTGCTCGGAGACGCGCCGCAGATTTCGCTGGACAGCCGGGATTTCGGCCCGGTCCCGCAAAGCGCGGTGATCGCCCGCATACCGGCAGAGCGGTAA
- the gap gene encoding type I glyceraldehyde-3-phosphate dehydrogenase encodes MIKVGINGFGRIGRMVFRAAVKNFSNDIEIVGINDLLDPDYLAYMLKYDSVHGKFEGDIAVEGSTLVVNGKKIRLTAEKDPANLKWNEVGADVVVESTGLFLTKETAENHIKAGAKKVIMSAPSKDDTPMFVFGVNDKTYAGQAIISNASCTTNCLAPISKVLDDKFGIVRGLMTTVHAATATQKTVDGPSKKDWRGGRGILENIIPSSTGAAKAVGKVLPQLNGKLTGMSMRVPTSDVSVVDLTVELKKAATYEEICAAMKEASEGELKGVLGYTEEKVVSTDFRGEARTSVFDKGAGIQLDPTFVKVVSWYDNEWGYSNKVLEMVRVISK; translated from the coding sequence ATGATCAAAGTTGGTATCAACGGTTTCGGTCGTATCGGCCGGATGGTCTTCCGCGCCGCGGTCAAGAATTTCAGCAATGATATCGAAATTGTCGGCATCAACGACCTGCTGGATCCGGACTACCTCGCCTACATGCTGAAGTACGACTCGGTCCACGGCAAATTCGAAGGCGACATCGCCGTCGAGGGCAGCACGCTCGTCGTCAACGGCAAGAAGATCCGCCTGACCGCCGAGAAGGATCCGGCCAACCTGAAGTGGAACGAAGTCGGCGCCGACGTCGTCGTCGAATCCACCGGCCTCTTCCTGACCAAGGAAACCGCCGAGAACCACATCAAGGCCGGCGCCAAGAAGGTCATCATGTCCGCCCCGTCCAAGGACGACACCCCGATGTTCGTCTTCGGCGTCAACGACAAGACCTATGCCGGTCAGGCGATCATCTCCAATGCCAGCTGCACCACGAACTGCCTGGCTCCGATCTCCAAGGTCCTCGATGACAAGTTCGGCATCGTCCGCGGCCTGATGACCACCGTCCACGCCGCCACCGCGACCCAGAAGACCGTCGACGGCCCGTCCAAGAAGGATTGGCGCGGCGGCCGCGGCATTCTCGAGAACATCATCCCGTCCTCGACCGGCGCCGCCAAGGCCGTGGGCAAGGTCCTGCCGCAGCTGAACGGCAAGCTGACCGGCATGTCGATGCGCGTTCCGACCTCCGACGTCTCGGTCGTCGACCTGACCGTCGAGCTGAAGAAGGCTGCGACCTACGAAGAGATCTGCGCCGCGATGAAGGAAGCCAGCGAAGGCGAACTCAAGGGCGTTCTCGGCTACACCGAAGAGAAGGTCGTCTCGACCGACTTCCGCGGCGAAGCCCGCACCTCCGTCTTCGACAAGGGCGCCGGCATCCAGCTCGACCCGACCTTCGTCAAGGTCGTCTCCTGGTACGACAACGAGTGGGGCTACTCCAACAAGGTTCTGGAGATGGTCCGCGTCATCTCCAAGTAA